A genomic stretch from Arachis stenosperma cultivar V10309 chromosome 3, arast.V10309.gnm1.PFL2, whole genome shotgun sequence includes:
- the LOC130966057 gene encoding uncharacterized mitochondrial protein AtMg00810-like, with the protein MEAIRLLLAYVAYKRFKLFQTDVKLYVDDIVFVFANETLCEEFGKLMTSEFDMSLMGELTFFLGLRIKQTPSGISIHQDKYAKELVKKFSLENSKPMSTPMHHNTKLDKDENGKDVDKTQYRRMIGSLMYLTSSRLDIVQSVDVCSRFQSHPKESHLSVVKWIIRYIKGTSDLGLWFPKTDEFCIFGYCDADFAGCRETKLNRLRLPLRIKQSFEHFF; encoded by the exons atggaagcaataaGATTATTGCTTGCCTATGTGGCCTACAAAAGATTTAAACTCTTCCAAACGGATGTCAAAT TGTATGTGGATGACATTGTGTTCGTTTTTGCAAATGAaaccttgtgtgaagagtttggaaaactaatgactagtgagtttgataTGAGTTTGATGGGAGAACTCACATTCTTCCTTGGATTACGAAtcaaacaaactcctagtggtattTCTATACACCAAGATAAATATGCCAAAGAATTAGTAAAGAAATTCAGTTTAGAAAATTCTAAACCTATGAGTACTCCAATGCATCATAATACAAAACTTGACAAGGATGAAAATGGGAAAGATGTTGATAAGACTCAGTATAGAAGAATGATCGGATCACTTATGTATCTAACATCCTCTAGACTggatattgttcaaagtgtggaTGTGTGCTCtagatttcaatctcacccaaaagaatcaCATCTTTCGGTTGTTAAATGgatcattagatacattaaaGGCACATCTGATCTTGGTCTATGGTTTCCTAAAACTGATGAATTCTGTATATTTGGgtattgtgatgcagattttgcaG GTTGCAGGGAGACAAAACTGAATAGATTACGACTTCCTCTGAGGATTAAACAAAGTTTTGAACATTTCTTTTga